The Vibrio sp. SNU_ST1 genome has a segment encoding these proteins:
- a CDS encoding NfeD family protein has product MVELLEQVNYWHWLAFGLALLALELIGTAGYFLWIGISAMLVGALLGALPIGWQMQWLSFASFSLITTWLWWRRQLSSDKQSDSTRDLNQREKQLIGRKTRLLESVQKGNCRIKLGDSSWSAMSTHDIDAGEEVVITAVDGIVLTISPTKQ; this is encoded by the coding sequence ATGGTCGAATTACTCGAACAAGTAAACTACTGGCATTGGTTAGCGTTTGGGCTAGCGTTGTTAGCACTTGAGCTGATTGGAACCGCTGGTTACTTTTTGTGGATAGGTATATCTGCCATGCTTGTCGGAGCGCTATTGGGCGCACTACCAATCGGTTGGCAGATGCAATGGCTATCCTTTGCGAGCTTCTCGCTTATCACCACTTGGCTGTGGTGGAGAAGACAGCTATCGAGTGACAAGCAATCTGACTCTACTCGAGATCTTAATCAACGAGAGAAACAACTAATTGGAAGAAAGACTCGTCTCTTAGAATCAGTACAAAAAGGTAACTGTAGGATAAAGCTAGGGGATAGCTCATGGTCTGCGATGAGTACACATGATATTGATGCGGGAGAGGAAGTCGTGATTACTGCTGTCGATGGCATTGTTCTCACGATAAGCCCTACTAAACAATAA
- the cueR gene encoding Cu(I)-responsive transcriptional regulator produces MNISEVASLTQLSPKSIRLYEDKGVISAPLRSENGYRSYGEKQIKELGIVAKARSAGFSLDECRALVELADNPCRESADVKAKALSKLEEVNKKIEDLLIIQKTLKEWVELCPGDSNSHCPIIDSLVEKKP; encoded by the coding sequence ATGAACATAAGCGAAGTTGCAAGCCTCACGCAGTTATCACCTAAGTCTATTCGTTTGTATGAAGACAAAGGGGTGATATCTGCACCGTTACGTTCTGAAAATGGTTATCGGTCTTATGGTGAGAAGCAGATCAAGGAGCTCGGAATCGTAGCGAAAGCGAGAAGCGCTGGTTTTTCGCTTGATGAGTGTCGTGCGCTTGTTGAATTAGCCGACAACCCATGTCGCGAAAGTGCCGATGTTAAAGCAAAAGCGCTAAGTAAATTGGAAGAAGTGAATAAAAAAATTGAAGACTTATTGATCATTCAGAAGACATTGAAAGAGTGGGTTGAACTGTGCCCTGGTGACTCAAATAGCCATTGCCCAATTATCGATTCACTTGTAGAGAAAAAGCCATAA
- a CDS encoding DUF2057 domain-containing protein, which translates to MKKIVLASIPLFLIGCTTLDSNSDFTDSVKRIESKQNYQIVVGESLSPDVLEVRQGQLVNSSLELNYVTPNSTVTVPDSYITMELQYFKNYNEYRSVLVKGAEGKVPLKPYAASAETCSDICTQTQYVKFPVSNEIFNEAPFKDLIFDVQVSNANSISFSIPAGYIEAIVNTGNKNATAKPMVAAVPVVAATPVAAVPAIQQEPVSQAQEMSKYWFEQIPTEQRDSVINWSVANRNGVVDSLGDNVKEIEMFEYWFNKASKEERKAIIKQLIEF; encoded by the coding sequence ATGAAAAAAATAGTTTTAGCATCGATTCCTTTATTCTTAATTGGATGTACAACATTAGATTCTAATAGTGATTTTACAGATTCCGTTAAAAGAATAGAGAGTAAGCAAAATTATCAAATCGTCGTTGGTGAGTCGTTGTCTCCTGATGTGCTTGAAGTTAGACAAGGTCAGCTAGTGAACTCGTCTTTAGAGCTAAATTACGTTACCCCGAACAGTACTGTAACGGTACCTGATTCATATATAACGATGGAGCTTCAGTACTTTAAAAATTATAATGAGTACCGCTCTGTCTTAGTTAAGGGGGCTGAAGGTAAAGTACCATTAAAACCTTATGCAGCTTCAGCTGAAACATGTAGTGATATATGTACTCAAACACAGTATGTAAAATTTCCGGTGTCCAATGAAATCTTCAACGAAGCGCCTTTTAAAGATCTAATTTTTGATGTCCAAGTTTCAAATGCGAACAGCATTTCATTTTCTATCCCTGCTGGCTACATTGAAGCAATCGTAAATACTGGTAATAAAAACGCTACAGCTAAACCAATGGTTGCAGCAGTACCTGTAGTCGCAGCAACACCTGTAGCTGCAGTGCCCGCGATACAGCAAGAGCCGGTAAGCCAAGCTCAAGAGATGTCAAAATATTGGTTTGAACAAATTCCAACGGAACAAAGAGACTCTGTTATTAACTGGTCCGTAGCAAATCGAAATGGTGTTGTTGATTCTTTGGGTGATAATGTCAAAGAGATTGAAATGTTCGAATATTGGTTTAACAAAGCTTCGAAAGAAGAACGTAAAGCGATAATCAAACAACTAATCGAGTTTTAA
- a CDS encoding porin, with protein sequence MENKIFKRTLLGAAVAMISSGAFASESSQVGVISDFNVQAYGVAAISVVNYDSEKTKNGVKTDTGTGYDYENESRIGFRASKDMFDNVNVFMQIESGYVGENGDGATLGNRDTFLGLQGDWGKVRFGRMLTPMYEVIDWPYANPGLGAVWDWGGDVKYNRDRHGDMARYDSADLNGFTFNLATGRGDSSVKDNYFYGAAAHYRLADTVTFHAAVESESDRQLTAATAGTAAGTCLVSSGCDGVKFGDATAAVAATSAEMADTFGYLIGFEASLPAGFGISAAYKAGESDVQGGAKSEQASYSVIGQYWNGPWGFKLGYAANLESETDGVKNADEDSVISGQLMYVHNGFVPYIRIAQRDIKADDKGSIANTDTFVTRIGLEYGF encoded by the coding sequence ATGGAAAACAAAATTTTCAAACGTACTTTACTTGGTGCTGCAGTTGCGATGATTTCAAGTGGTGCATTCGCATCTGAATCTTCTCAAGTTGGTGTTATCTCAGATTTTAACGTTCAGGCTTACGGTGTAGCAGCAATCTCTGTTGTTAACTATGATTCAGAAAAAACAAAAAATGGCGTAAAAACTGACACAGGTACGGGTTACGATTACGAGAATGAATCTCGTATTGGTTTCCGTGCAAGTAAAGACATGTTCGATAACGTGAACGTATTCATGCAAATTGAATCTGGCTACGTTGGTGAAAACGGTGACGGTGCGACACTAGGTAACCGTGATACGTTCTTAGGTCTGCAAGGTGACTGGGGTAAAGTACGTTTTGGTCGTATGTTAACGCCAATGTATGAAGTAATTGACTGGCCTTATGCTAACCCAGGTTTGGGCGCAGTATGGGACTGGGGCGGCGATGTTAAATATAACCGTGACCGTCATGGTGATATGGCTCGATACGATTCTGCTGACTTGAATGGTTTTACATTCAACCTAGCAACAGGTCGTGGTGACTCAAGCGTTAAAGATAACTACTTCTACGGCGCGGCTGCTCACTACCGTTTAGCTGATACGGTTACTTTCCACGCTGCTGTTGAATCAGAATCAGATCGTCAACTAACAGCTGCAACAGCTGGAACTGCTGCTGGTACATGTTTAGTAAGTTCTGGCTGTGATGGTGTTAAGTTTGGCGATGCGACTGCAGCGGTTGCAGCGACGTCTGCTGAAATGGCTGACACTTTCGGTTACCTAATCGGTTTTGAAGCGTCACTTCCTGCTGGTTTCGGTATTTCTGCAGCCTACAAAGCGGGTGAGTCAGATGTTCAAGGCGGCGCTAAATCAGAACAGGCTTCATACTCTGTAATCGGTCAGTACTGGAACGGCCCTTGGGGCTTCAAACTAGGCTACGCGGCTAACCTAGAGTCTGAAACTGATGGTGTTAAAAACGCTGATGAAGATAGCGTAATCTCAGGTCAGCTAATGTACGTTCATAACGGCTTTGTTCCTTACATTCGTATTGCACAGCGTGATATTAAAGCTGACGATAAAGGTTCTATTGCTAACACAGATACGTTCGTTACACGTATTGGTTTAGAGTACGGCTTCTAA
- the ligA gene encoding NAD-dependent DNA ligase LigA gives MKESIQVTLEQLRETLHYHAVRYYVEDSPEIPDVEYDRLMQQLLKIEEENPELVTVDSPSQRVGGQPLDGFTQVTHEIPMLSLDNAFSDDDLDAFNKRMSDRAPTANLKTFCCEPKLDGLAVSLLYVKGTLVQAATRGDGATGENITENVRTISSIPLKLQGEGWPERIEVRGEVFMPKAGFDKLNEMALKKGEKVFVNPRNAAAGSLRQLDSRITAKRPLAFYAYSVGVVQGAELSNSHYQRFLQLKAWGLPMCPETKQLSSIEDVKAYYQDIMTRRDALAYEIDGVVIKVDDIAAQETLGFVARAPRWAIAYKFPAQEEITLLNDVEFQVGRTGAITPVAKLEPIFVGGVTVSNATLHNADEIARLGVKVGDSVIIRRAGDVIPQIVAVVQDRRPETAKDIVFPDACPVCNSAVERVEGEAVARCTGGLVCQAQRKEALKHFVSRKALDVDGLGVKVIEQLVDREMVETPADLFKLSAGVITVLDRMGPKSAQNVVSALNKAKDTTLARFLYSLGIREVGEATAMNLAQHFKTLELVQAATHEQLVEVSDIGDIVASHLTSFFSQEKNRAVVDQLIELGVNWPAIEAVADDQELPLEGKVVVLTGSLSKLGRSEAKAALQVLGAKVTGSVSKKTDILFAGEAAGSKLTKAQDLGIEIRTEEDLIALIS, from the coding sequence ATGAAAGAATCGATTCAAGTTACCTTAGAGCAGTTAAGAGAAACTCTGCACTATCATGCCGTTCGTTATTACGTAGAAGATAGCCCTGAGATCCCTGATGTCGAGTACGATCGATTGATGCAACAACTGCTAAAGATCGAAGAAGAGAACCCAGAGCTTGTGACGGTAGATTCGCCGAGTCAGCGTGTCGGCGGTCAGCCTCTAGACGGCTTCACTCAAGTGACCCATGAGATCCCGATGCTTTCTTTAGATAATGCTTTCTCTGATGACGATTTAGATGCGTTCAATAAGCGCATGTCTGATAGAGCGCCAACAGCGAACCTAAAGACCTTCTGTTGTGAACCTAAGCTTGATGGTTTAGCGGTAAGCCTACTCTATGTAAAAGGCACCTTAGTACAGGCAGCGACGCGTGGTGATGGTGCGACGGGTGAAAATATTACCGAAAACGTGCGAACCATCAGCTCGATTCCGCTTAAGTTACAAGGTGAAGGCTGGCCAGAACGTATTGAAGTTCGTGGCGAAGTGTTTATGCCAAAAGCGGGCTTCGACAAATTGAATGAGATGGCATTGAAGAAGGGCGAGAAGGTCTTTGTGAATCCACGTAATGCCGCCGCAGGTAGCTTACGTCAGCTTGATTCTCGTATTACAGCAAAACGCCCCTTGGCTTTCTACGCATACAGTGTCGGTGTTGTACAAGGCGCTGAGCTTTCAAATAGCCACTATCAACGTTTCCTGCAGCTGAAAGCTTGGGGCTTGCCTATGTGCCCAGAGACAAAGCAACTGAGCTCGATTGAGGATGTAAAAGCCTATTACCAAGATATCATGACTCGTCGTGATGCTCTGGCTTATGAAATTGATGGGGTGGTGATTAAGGTTGATGACATTGCCGCACAAGAAACTCTAGGTTTTGTTGCACGCGCACCTCGCTGGGCTATTGCTTATAAGTTCCCAGCTCAAGAAGAAATTACTCTGCTCAATGATGTTGAGTTTCAGGTCGGTCGTACAGGCGCTATTACGCCGGTTGCTAAGCTTGAACCTATTTTTGTTGGCGGCGTAACGGTAAGCAATGCAACGCTGCACAATGCTGATGAGATCGCTCGTTTAGGTGTCAAGGTCGGAGATAGCGTGATTATCCGCCGTGCTGGTGACGTTATTCCACAAATTGTAGCTGTTGTACAAGATCGTCGTCCTGAGACTGCTAAAGACATTGTGTTCCCGGACGCCTGCCCTGTATGTAATTCTGCAGTGGAGCGCGTTGAGGGCGAAGCTGTAGCACGTTGTACTGGCGGTTTAGTGTGTCAGGCGCAGCGTAAAGAGGCACTTAAGCACTTTGTGTCTAGAAAGGCGCTAGATGTCGATGGTCTTGGCGTAAAGGTGATAGAACAGCTTGTGGATCGCGAAATGGTCGAAACGCCAGCGGATCTGTTCAAGCTAAGCGCGGGTGTGATTACGGTTCTTGATCGAATGGGGCCTAAATCGGCACAGAATGTAGTGAGTGCGCTTAACAAAGCGAAAGATACGACATTGGCGCGCTTCCTTTATTCTTTAGGAATTCGAGAAGTAGGTGAAGCGACGGCTATGAACTTAGCCCAGCACTTTAAAACGTTGGAGTTGGTTCAAGCTGCAACTCATGAACAGTTGGTTGAAGTGTCAGATATTGGTGACATCGTAGCAAGTCACCTCACGAGCTTTTTCTCACAAGAGAAAAATAGAGCAGTAGTCGACCAACTCATCGAGCTTGGAGTTAACTGGCCTGCAATTGAAGCTGTTGCGGATGATCAAGAGCTACCGTTAGAAGGCAAGGTAGTAGTGTTGACTGGCTCACTCTCTAAATTAGGTCGCAGTGAAGCGAAAGCCGCTTTGCAGGTTTTAGGTGCAAAAGTAACCGGTAGCGTCTCCAAGAAAACGGATATTTTATTCGCTGGTGAAGCGGCAGGTTCTAAACTGACCAAAGCACAAGATTTAGGTATCGAAATAAGAACCGAAGAAGATCTAATAGCCCTTATTTCGTAA
- the zipA gene encoding cell division protein ZipA, whose amino-acid sequence MQELRFVLIIVGALAIAALLFHGLWTSKKEGKAKFGDKPLGKLDNDSLDEAESIPNRSFAPEDDFEIIRKERKEPDFAVSPSATDPLIDSDPLSAPQVKEAHEDEIELNDLPSFSVEAPIEVKGELEEVEEEKVVEPEVPSFELTDEQKENHAGFKEQHGSFEEAFDADADPLLSNEGLTLSEPFIGKEVVAAQSVTSVEETKLDKDANLAEEAQLGDEVNLADESKLDEKAHSNEDLGLEVIVLNVHCAGEIPFVGTELFRSMENNGLAYGEMSIYHCFAQASDEPKVIFSVANMMQPGTLEHDDPADFTTKGISFFMTLPCYGQADQNFNLMLSAAQKIADDMGGNVLDESRNLMTPNRLSDYRKQIRDFMTAANA is encoded by the coding sequence ATGCAGGAATTGCGATTTGTACTCATTATTGTTGGCGCATTAGCTATCGCCGCATTATTGTTCCATGGTCTATGGACGAGTAAGAAAGAAGGGAAAGCAAAGTTTGGAGATAAGCCGCTTGGTAAGCTTGATAACGACAGCTTAGATGAAGCTGAATCTATTCCAAACCGTTCATTCGCTCCTGAGGATGATTTTGAGATAATCCGAAAAGAGCGTAAAGAACCGGATTTTGCTGTCTCACCGTCTGCAACTGATCCGCTGATTGACTCAGATCCATTGTCAGCACCACAAGTAAAAGAAGCTCACGAAGACGAAATAGAATTGAATGATCTTCCTTCTTTCAGTGTTGAAGCCCCGATCGAAGTTAAAGGTGAGCTTGAAGAGGTTGAGGAAGAGAAGGTTGTTGAACCTGAAGTTCCTAGCTTTGAATTGACTGACGAGCAAAAAGAAAATCACGCAGGCTTTAAAGAGCAGCACGGTTCGTTTGAAGAAGCCTTTGATGCGGACGCTGATCCACTGCTTTCTAACGAAGGCTTAACGCTAAGCGAACCGTTTATTGGGAAAGAAGTGGTTGCTGCACAAAGTGTTACTTCGGTTGAAGAAACTAAGTTAGATAAAGACGCCAATTTAGCAGAAGAAGCTCAGTTGGGTGACGAAGTTAATTTAGCTGACGAAAGTAAGTTAGATGAAAAAGCTCATTCAAATGAAGATCTTGGCCTTGAAGTTATTGTTCTTAATGTTCACTGTGCCGGGGAGATCCCATTTGTGGGTACTGAACTTTTCCGTAGCATGGAGAACAACGGCCTAGCTTATGGTGAAATGTCGATCTACCACTGCTTTGCACAAGCGAGCGATGAGCCAAAAGTTATTTTCAGCGTAGCAAATATGATGCAGCCAGGAACACTAGAACATGACGATCCTGCTGACTTTACCACCAAAGGTATTTCGTTCTTTATGACGCTGCCTTGTTATGGTCAAGCTGATCAAAACTTCAATCTGATGCTGAGTGCTGCACAGAAAATTGCCGACGATATGGGCGGAAACGTATTGGATGAGTCACGTAACTTGATGACGCCAAACCGTTTGTCTGATTACCGTAAGCAAATCCGAGACTTTATGACGGCAGCTAACGCCTAG